One window of Plasmodium relictum strain SGS1 genome assembly, chromosome: 14 genomic DNA carries:
- a CDS encoding mitochondrial ribosomal protein S35 precursor, putative, producing the protein MNSIKKWEILKPKTLLFNWNKYFHNILISNDKYKDLDTKKPYYIFNQVRWKKNRKKRERINLNEEQKNTKLKIPVIRLEDRTTVCETPTVISKNIKNEIMKVCVGKERTRRHFKFRNKYRIKKLLNLTHDKENVKQNNPSTFITPLTKLQHESTLPRTLNHDRFNFPHTFQYSVIWHGSSIVDNEENNICFFSSNINDLSLSPKEKKKLIEILGEERVDLKNNLIYLESNFFNTYNHNAAYLGDIVQFLMKRIKIL; encoded by the coding sequence ATGAATAGTATAAAGAAATGGGAAATTTTAAAACCTAAAACGCTCCTTTTTAATTGGAATAagtattttcataatattcTTATTAGTAATGATAAATATAAGGATTTAGATACAAAAAAACCATATTACATATTTAATCAAGTTAGatggaaaaaaaatagaaaaaaaagagaaagaataaatttaaatgaagaacaaaaaaatactaaattaaaaattcctGTTATAAGATTAGAAGATAGAACAACTGTGTGTGAAACTCCAACAGTtattagtaaaaatataaagaatgaAATAATGAAAGTATGTGTAGGAAAAGAAAGAACGAGAAGACattttaaatttagaaataaatataggattaaaaaattattaaatcttACTCATGATAAGGAAAATGTAAAGCAAAATAATCCTAGTACTTTTATAACTCCTTTGACGAAGTTGCAACACGAATCTACTTTACCTAGAACATTAAATCATGACCGATTTAATTTTCCTCATACATTTCAGTACTCAGTAATTTGGCATGGTTCATCTATAGTAGATAATgaggaaaataatatatgctTTTTTAGttctaatataaatgatttatctttatcaccaaaagaaaagaaaaaattaattgaaaTATTAGGAGAAGAGCGAGttgatttaaaaaacaatttaatttatctagaaagtaatttttttaatacatataatCATAATGCAGCCTATTTAGGTGATATTGTacaatttttaatgaaaagaattaaaattttgtaa
- the MCAT gene encoding malonyl CoA-acyl carrier protein transacylase precursor, putative encodes MFLNYNLLLLLILKIIIWDSKKSDSFILKNKDGPVISLVDSKNKKNNNRRKLVKDTNSRYEVKDQIITSNENENYIKKKLKEFEKYRIEKYSSKYTFFFPGQGEQYISMGMSSYDSCKHAKEIYDCASKVLGYNLVEVIKNGPIEKLKDSEIAQPSIYTVSIAAYEKLKCENKIEAEKLNLCMGYSLGEYSALTCANSLPFEEGVYLTKERGKAMQNSAKLHEMTTIAIVGLTLDTIYKLIEDVNKEMKDDVFIVSYMTDKKFGLCGKPASMEYLNKLAKEKYKAVFTKKLQISGAFHSSYMFPAKESLEKVLKQTNFKKLSVPVISNVDGCAYDDPFIIKELLLLQLTSPIKINLCLQNILKNGYESGYELGPGSINTNLLRDISKKTKTVIPYI; translated from the coding sequence atgtttttaaattataaccttttattgttattaatattaaaaatcatAATTTGGGATTCAAAAAAGAGtgattcttttattttaaaaaacaaagaTGGGCCTGTAATTAGCTTAGTAGATagtaaaaacaaaaagaataACAATAGAAGAAAGTTAGTAAAAGATACAAATAGCAGGTATGAAGTAAAAGATCAGATTATTACatcaaatgaaaatgaaaattatataaaaaagaagttgaaggaatttgaaaaatatagaattGAAAAATACAGCTCTAaatacacttttttttttccaggACAAGGAGAACAATATATTTCTATGGGTATGAGTTCTTATGATAGTTGTAAACACgcaaaagaaatatatgatTGTGCAAGTAAAGTATTAGGATATAATTTAGTggaagtaataaaaaatggaccaattgaaaaattaaaagattcCGAAATAGCACAACCATCTATATATACAGTATCAATTGCTGCTTacgaaaaattaaaatgtgaaaataaaatagaagctgaaaaattaaacttaTGTATGGGTTATTCATTGGGAGAATATTCAGCCTTAACATGTGCAAATTCATTGCCTTTTGAAGAAGGTGTTTATTTAACAAAAGAAAGAGGAAAAGCGATGCAAAATTCTGCTAAATTGCATGAGATGACAACTATTGCTATTGTAGGTCTAACTTTAGATACTATTTACAAATTAATAGAAGATGttaataaagaaatgaaaGATGACGTTTTTATTGTTAGTTATATGACCGATAAAAAATTTGGTTTGTGTGGTAAACCTGCTAGTATGGAATATCTAAATAAATTagcaaaagaaaaatataaagcaGTTTTTACGAAAAAACTGCAAATATCTGGTGCGTTTCACTCTTCTTACATGTTTCCAGCTAAAGAATCTTTAGAAAAAGTTTTAAAACAAACTAACTTCAAAAAGTTAAGTGTCCCTGTTATATCAAATGTTGATGGCTGTGCTTATGATGAtccatttataataaaagaattattactTTTACAATTAACTAGTCCTATTAAAATAAACTTATGTTTACAGAATATCTTAAAAAATGGATATGAAAGCGGATATGAATTAGGACCTGGAAGTATTAACACAAATCTTTTAAGagatatatcaaaaaaaacaaaaacagtTATACCttacatataa